The following coding sequences are from one Kogia breviceps isolate mKogBre1 chromosome X, mKogBre1 haplotype 1, whole genome shotgun sequence window:
- the RENBP gene encoding N-acylglucosamine 2-epimerase → MEKERETLQAWKERVGHELDVVVAFWLEHSHDREHGGFFTCLGRNGQVYDDLKYVWLQGRQVWMYCRLYRKLERFRRPELLNAAKAGGEFLLRYARVAPPAKKCAFVLTRDGRPVKVQRTIFSECFYTMAMNELWRVTGDARYQSEAVEMMDQIVHWVREDPSGLGRPQLLGAPASESMAVPMLLLSLVEQLGEAAEELAGKYAELGDWCARRILRHVQRGGQVVLENVSEDGEELSGCLGRHQNPGHALEAGWFLLRHTSRRGDPKLRAHVIDKFLLLPFRSGWDPDHGGLFYFQDADGLCPTQLEWAMKLWWPHSEAMVAFLTGYSESGDPALLSIFCQVAEYTFRQFRDPEYGEWFGYLNREGKVALTIKGGPFKGCFHVPRCLAMCEEMLSDLLSRLAPAPALSARSPPADPAR, encoded by the exons atggagaaggagagggagacccTGCAGGCCTGGAAGGAGCGTGTGGGGCACGAGCTGGACGTCGTGGTGGCTTTCTGGTTGGAGCACTCCCACGACCGGGAGCACGG GGGCTTCTTCACGTGCCTCGGCCGCAACGGGCAGGTGTATGACGACCTCAAGTACGTCtggctgcaggggaggcag GTGTGGATGTACTGTCGCCTGTACCGCAAGCTTGAGCGCTTCCGCCGCCCTGAGCTTCTGAACGCGGCTAAAGCAG GTGGCGAATTTTTGCTGCGTTATGCCCGAGTGGCACCTCCTGCGAAGAAGTGTGCCTTTGTGCTGACGAGGGACGGCCGCCCGGTCAAGGTGCAGCGGACCATCTTCAGCGAGTGTTTCTACACCATGGCCATGAATGAGCTGTGGAGGGTGACAGGGGACGCGCGGTACCAG AGCGAAGCGGTGGAGATGATGGATCAGATCGTGCACTGGGTGCGGGAGGACCCCTCTGGGCTGGGCCGGCCCCAGCTCCTTGGGGCCCCGGCCTCGGAGTCCATGGCGGTGCCCATGCTGCTGCTTAGCCTGGTGGAGCAGCTCGGGGAGGCCGCCGAGGAGCTGGCGGGCAAATACGCGGAGCTGGGGGACTGGTGCGCTCGGAGGATCCTGCGGCACGTGCAG AGGGGTGGGCAGGTTGTGCTGGAGAATGTGTCAGAGGATGGCGAGGAGCTTTCTGGCTGCTTGGGGAGACACCAGAACCCAG GCCACGCGCTGGAAGCTGGCTGGTTCCTGCTCCGTCACACCAGCCGGAGAGGTGACCCCAAACTTCGAGCCCACGTTATCGACAAGTTCCTATTGTTGCCTTTCCGCTCTGGATGGGATCCTGACCATGGAGGCCTCTTCTACTTCCAGGATGCTGATGGCCTATGCCCGACCCAG CTGGAGTGGGCCATGAAGCTGTGGTGGCCGCACAGCGAAGCCATGGTCGCCTTCCTCACGGGCTACAGTGAGAGCGGGGACCCCGCCTTGCTCAGCATCTTCTGCCAGGTGGCCGAGTACACTTTCCGCCAG TTTCGCGATCCCGAGTACGGGGAATGGTTTGGCTACCTGAACCGAGAGGGGAAGGTCGCCCTCACCATCAAGGGGGGTCCTTTCAAAG GCTGCTTCCACGTGCCGCGGTGCCTCGCCATGTGCGAGGAGATGCTGAGTGACCTGCTGAGCCGCctcgccccggccccggccctcAGCGCCCGGTCTCCGCCCGCCGACCCCGCCCGCTGA
- the NAA10 gene encoding N-alpha-acetyltransferase 10 isoform X3 yields MNIRNARPEDLMNMQHCNLLCLPENYQMKYYFYHGLSWPQLSYIAEDENGKIVGYVLAKMEEDPDDVPHGHITSLAVKRSHRRLGLAQKLMDQASRAMIENFNAKYVSLHVRKRFLSVLYFIHTRVYMSVPISQSIPAPPAGILPRCGAWAALAFGEDREVALVGRGGGAGPGPAVPAWPTLHRSAVPYSPAVTGPPCTSIPTPSTFRSAKWSPSTMQTGKTRTR; encoded by the exons ATGAACATCCGCAATGCGAGG CCAGAGGACCTGATGAACATGCAGCACTGCAACCTCCTGTGCCTACCCGAGAACTACCAGATGAAATATTATTTCTACCATGGCCTTTCCTGGCCCCAG CTCTCTTACATCGCTGAGGATGAGAATGGGAAGATTGTGGGGTATGTCCTGGCCAAAAT GGAAGAGGACCCGGACGACGTGCCCCACGGACATATCACCTCGCTG GCTGTGAAGCGTTCCCACCGGCGCCTTGGCCTGGCTCAGAAGCTGATGGACCAGGCCTCCCGAGCCATGATCGAGAACTTCAACGCCAAATACGTCTCCCTGCATGTCAGGAAGAG gttcttatcagttctctattttatacatactcgtgtatatatgtcagtccccatctcccaatccatcccagcACCACCAGCGGGGATACTGCCTCGATGTGGAGCCTGGGCTGCCTTGGCTTTTGGAGAAGACCGGGAAGTGGCATtagtggggagggggggaggggcagggcctgggcctgcTGTCCCTGCCTGGCCTACTCTGCACCGCTCAGCAGTGCCTTATTCCCCTGCAGTAACCGGGCCGCCCTGCACCTCTATTCCAACACCCTCAACTTTCA